The following proteins come from a genomic window of Chloroflexota bacterium:
- a CDS encoding (Fe-S)-binding protein, producing MIHNIELMQSPDYKTKLAQCIHCGLCLQSCPTYAVFGTEMDAPRGRIALMRAVSEGRIELDEFNDAFAKHINLCLACRSCETACPSGVKYGALVDGAHQVIMANHQPGTLERFVRWLGLREMMPHLDRLKAMARLMWLYQIIGLQKLVRALNILPRPLKTMEAILPPIVPEYRDYREPAPAIGEKRGEVAFFIGCIQEAFLAPVNAATIRVLQRNGYTVHFPAGQTCCGAAQLHVGEHALVEQLARKNIDAFLAREYDAVISNAGGCGATLKEEYLHLFRNDPVYADKAKKFAAKVKDVSEFLSAHFNVPPKGEVKIRATYSDSCHLRHVQKVAKQPRDLIKSIPGVELVELKLPDRCCGSAGVYNIAQSETADQVLDAKMADIASTGAEMIITTNVGCHMQLIAGTRKAGLKSQVKHVVELLDMSYQAMDQ from the coding sequence ATGATTCACAACATCGAACTAATGCAGTCTCCCGATTACAAAACAAAATTGGCGCAGTGCATTCACTGCGGCTTGTGTTTGCAGTCATGCCCGACGTACGCCGTGTTCGGCACCGAGATGGACGCGCCGCGCGGTCGCATCGCGTTGATGCGCGCGGTCTCCGAAGGTCGCATCGAGTTGGACGAGTTCAACGATGCGTTTGCGAAACACATCAACCTGTGTCTCGCGTGTCGCTCGTGCGAAACCGCGTGTCCGTCGGGCGTCAAGTACGGCGCGCTCGTGGACGGCGCGCATCAAGTCATCATGGCGAACCACCAACCAGGGACGCTCGAACGATTTGTCCGTTGGCTGGGTTTGCGCGAGATGATGCCGCACCTGGATCGGCTCAAAGCGATGGCGCGTTTGATGTGGCTGTATCAAATCATCGGTTTGCAGAAACTCGTGCGCGCGCTCAATATCTTGCCGCGCCCGCTCAAAACGATGGAGGCGATTCTGCCGCCCATCGTGCCCGAATATCGCGATTATCGCGAACCCGCGCCAGCCATCGGCGAAAAACGCGGCGAGGTCGCATTCTTTATCGGTTGCATCCAGGAAGCGTTTCTCGCGCCGGTCAATGCGGCGACGATTCGCGTTCTGCAACGCAACGGCTACACGGTGCACTTTCCCGCCGGGCAAACGTGTTGCGGCGCGGCGCAGTTGCACGTCGGCGAGCACGCGTTGGTCGAGCAACTCGCGCGGAAAAACATTGATGCGTTTCTCGCGCGCGAGTACGACGCGGTGATTTCGAACGCGGGCGGGTGCGGCGCAACGCTCAAAGAAGAATACTTGCATCTATTCCGCAACGATCCGGTGTACGCGGATAAGGCGAAAAAATTTGCGGCGAAGGTCAAGGACGTTTCTGAATTTCTGTCCGCGCATTTCAACGTGCCGCCCAAAGGCGAAGTGAAAATTCGCGCGACGTACTCGGACTCGTGCCATTTGCGCCACGTGCAAAAAGTCGCCAAGCAACCGCGCGATTTGATCAAGAGCATTCCCGGCGTCGAACTCGTCGAACTCAAGTTGCCGGATCGGTGTTGCGGGAGCGCGGGTGTGTACAACATCGCGCAATCTGAAACGGCAGACCAGGTGCTCGACGCGAAAATGGCGGACATTGCTTCGACGGGCGCGGAAATGATCATCACGACGAATGTCGGCTGCCACATGCAATTGATCGCGGGCACGCGCAAAGCTGGGTTGAAATCCCAGGTCAAGCACGTCGTCGAATTGCTCGATATGTCGTACCAAGCGATGGACCAGTAG
- a CDS encoding AAA family ATPase, giving the protein MDLFEHHRRELNKTGAPLAARMRPRTLDEYVGQEHIVGPGKLMRRAIESDKLFSSIILWGPPGTGKTTLAMIIANTTKSHFETISAVTAGVADIRRLIAEAKERRGMHGMRTIVLVDEIHRFNKAQQDALLPHVEDGTIILIGATTENPYFEVISALVSRSRVFQLRPLDDVQVTALLHRALADKERGYGNQQIEIADDALAHLVDISGGDARSALNALELAVESTPPGEDDILRLDLTVAEEAIQRRAIRYDRAGDEHYDTISAFIKSVRGSDPDAALYWLARMIYAGEDPKFIMRRLLVLAAEDIGLADPAGIIVASACARALEWCGLPEAQYHLAEATLYLATAPKSNSCGAYWKALAEVEAEGKIEVPNHLKDSSRDGKALGHGKDYKYPHEFPGHHIEQQYLPDRLRGKRFYEPSDQGREKDIAARLAKWRGEKKE; this is encoded by the coding sequence ATGGATCTATTCGAACACCACCGCCGCGAATTGAACAAGACCGGCGCGCCGCTCGCCGCGCGCATGCGTCCGCGCACGCTCGACGAGTACGTCGGACAAGAGCACATTGTCGGACCGGGCAAGCTCATGCGCCGCGCGATTGAATCGGACAAACTCTTTTCCTCGATCATCCTCTGGGGTCCGCCCGGCACCGGCAAGACAACGCTCGCGATGATCATTGCGAACACGACCAAATCGCATTTCGAGACGATCAGCGCGGTCACCGCCGGCGTCGCCGATATTCGCCGCCTGATCGCAGAGGCAAAAGAACGGCGCGGAATGCACGGCATGCGCACGATCGTGCTCGTGGACGAAATTCATCGCTTCAACAAAGCGCAACAAGACGCGCTCCTGCCCCACGTCGAAGATGGCACGATCATTTTGATCGGCGCGACGACCGAGAATCCGTACTTTGAAGTGATCTCTGCGCTCGTTTCGCGTTCGCGCGTGTTTCAACTGCGCCCCCTCGACGACGTACAAGTCACCGCGCTTTTGCATCGCGCGCTCGCGGACAAGGAACGCGGGTACGGCAACCAGCAAATCGAAATCGCCGACGACGCGCTTGCACACTTGGTTGATATTTCCGGCGGCGATGCGCGTTCCGCGCTCAACGCGCTCGAACTCGCGGTCGAGTCCACGCCGCCCGGCGAAGACGATATCCTTCGGCTCGACCTGACGGTTGCGGAAGAAGCGATTCAGCGCCGCGCGATTCGGTACGATCGCGCGGGCGACGAGCACTACGACACGATCAGCGCGTTCATCAAATCGGTGCGCGGTTCGGATCCCGATGCCGCGCTCTACTGGCTCGCGCGGATGATCTATGCGGGCGAAGATCCGAAATTTATTATGCGCCGCTTGCTAGTTCTCGCGGCAGAGGACATCGGGCTTGCCGATCCGGCTGGCATCATCGTCGCGTCCGCGTGCGCACGCGCGCTCGAATGGTGCGGGTTGCCGGAGGCGCAGTATCATCTCGCCGAAGCGACCTTGTACCTGGCGACCGCGCCGAAAAGTAATTCGTGCGGGGCGTACTGGAAAGCGCTCGCCGAGGTCGAAGCCGAAGGCAAGATCGAGGTGCCGAATCATCTTAAGGATTCGTCGCGCGACGGCAAGGCGCTCGGACACGGCAAGGACTACAAATACCCGCACGAATTTCCCGGTCATCACATCGAACAACAGTACCTGCCCGACCGTTTGCGCGGCAAACGCTTTTACGAGCCGAGC